One Oryza glaberrima chromosome 11, OglaRS2, whole genome shotgun sequence genomic region harbors:
- the LOC127753995 gene encoding uncharacterized protein LOC127753995 — MMPRMSKPAPAASSSSASKPRRRASPSPSPSPGTAPKTAKNAVGGGGGQRRRSPLSDLNSGDASAARGGCFRFLVSSASSGSRSRTPVASPKVRKPRPEIGRRRVVAAADQESRTRVVEKMMTRGRAETETARKQAPPARGLPLLGEALTPQRKADAGATPAVSGATPPIHASISPEVLACGSATPACFAAGHHVVPGVADRRKCRPRGILAIAGEGASEELDPDPSRASIHWLSSPSGELPGTCSTKCTNEASVNWLPSPREERGVDLLGDEIFVPRCSLEDAFWQISPKSTGLLSSPVLNGLLDLGTPASELSETTPSSGFLPLQKTPSTGDSLSPFSLIVKRASQSLSSRGLKSLCSQQGPGSCSYSSAADQTAISGESWSSKCSGLTRTCSRPLTKMDPVVECLEMMTLSPRPGDADYCENGALPAPLPDLSFQFAGAPMSLESIDLTSFKRSPCGIELKGEKSASFQKPVLAETRISWREGLVSRMFDMGDLDCCKWWSDDEDGPVFQGNEEALRHTELQSVIPSCLQECGDQTAAACGFGSVEFGCSGGGGEMCNDSKPSPNPVSVAESMRAEGFELVSSDDSDWTLFYKNGLFES; from the coding sequence atgatgcCGAGGATGTCCAAGCcagcgcccgccgcctcctcctcctccgcgtccaagccgaggaggagggcctccccttccccgtCCCCCTCCCCCGGGACGGCGCCCAAGACCGCCAAGAATGctgtcggtggtggtggtggccagcGTCGCCGTAGCCCGCTCTCCGATCTCAACTCCGGtgacgcctccgccgcgcggggCGGGTGTTTCAGGTTCCTCGTGTCGTCCGCGTCGTCCGGGTCCAGGTCGAGGACCCCCGTGGCGTCCCCCAAGGTGAGGAAGCCACGCCCGGAGATCGGGCGGCGCcgggtggtggcggccgcggaTCAGGAGTCGAGGACCCGGGTGGTGGAGAAGATGATGACGAGGGGGAgggcggagacggagacggcgaggaagcaggcgccgccggcgagggggtTGCCGCTTCTTGGCGAGGCCCTGACGCCGCAGAGGAAGGCGGACGCGGGGGCCACGCCGGCGGTGTCCGGGGCGACGCCGCCGATCCACGCGTCGATCTCGCCCGAGGTGCTGGCGTGCGGGTCCGCCACGCCGGCGTGCTTCGCGGCGGGGCACCACGTCGTGCCTggggtcgccgaccgccgcaaGTGCCGGCCCAGGGGCATCCTGGCCATCGCCGGGGAAGGGGCGAGCGAGGAGCTCGACCCCGACCCGTCCAGGGCGTCGATCCACTGGCTGTCCTCGCCGTCGGGGGAGTTGCCCGGAACGTGCTCGACGAAATGCACCAACGAGGCATCCGTCAACTGGCTACCGTCGCCGCGCGAGGAGCGCGGCGTGGATCTTCTCGGCGATGAGATCTTTGTCCCGAGGTGCTCTTTGGAGGATGCGTTCTGGCAAATCTCCCCCAAATCCACGGGGCTGTTGAGCTCACCTGTGCTTAATGGTCTACTGGACCTTGGCACGCCGGCATCGGAATTGTCCGAGACGACACCGTCATCAGGATTTCTTCCCCTGCAGAAGACGCCGAGCACCGGTGACAGCCTTAGTCCCTTCTCACTCATTGTGAAGAGGGCATCACAATCACTGTCCTCTAGAGGACTGAAGTCCTTGTGTTCCCAGCAAGGACCAGGCAGCTGCAGCTATAGCTCGGCAGCTGATCAGACAGCGATCTCCGGTGAGTCGTGGAGCAGCAAGTGCTCAGGGCTGACGAGGACTTGCAGTCGCCCTTTGACGAAAATGGATCCGGTGGTCGAATGTCTCGAGATGATGACTCTGTCCCCAAGGCCTGGGGATGCCGATTATTGCGAAAATGGTGCCTTGCCTGCACCATTGCCTGACCTTAGCTTCCAGTTTGCAGGTGCTCCAATGTCTCTGGAATCCATAGACTTGACCTCTTTTAAGAGGTCACCTTGTGGCATAGAATTGAAGGGGGAGAAGAGTGCAAGTTTTCAGAAACCGGTCCTTGCGGAAACCCGGATCTCTTGGCGAGAAGGGCTGGTTAGCAGGATGTTTGACATGGGTGATCTGGACTGCTGCAAGTGGTggtctgatgatgaggatgggCCAGTTTTTCAAGGCAATGAAGAGGCTTTGCGCCATACCGAGCTTCAGTCAGTCATCCCTTCTTGCCTGCAGGAATGTGGCGACCAAACGGCTGCAGCATGTGGCTTCGGCTCAGTTGAGTTCGGttgtagtggtggtggtggtgaaatGTGTAATGacagtaagccttctccaaacCCAGTTTCAGTTGCAGAGTCTATGAGAGCAGAAGGATTCGAGCTCGTGT